One window of the Nicotiana tabacum cultivar K326 chromosome 4, ASM71507v2, whole genome shotgun sequence genome contains the following:
- the LOC142180018 gene encoding uncharacterized protein LOC142180018 gives MLRDVPKYAKYIKDIVANKTRLTEFETAALTEECTSRIQHKLPQKLKDLGSFTILVRISEIDVGRALCDLGESINLMSLLVFKQLGLGDLRPTTVMLQLADRSYVYHEGVIVDVLLQIGKFIFPIDFIILDYEADELVLIILERPLLTTGDVIIKVREGKMIMRVDNEEAVFNVYRAIQLPRHYEDLAIIYRVEINELAVEPSVFKEDALERALMLFNHLELEEEVEEILQILDGYCEYIRERSQFEPLDRPISPSPKSSVEEAPKQELKPLPSHFHYAYLGSSNTLPVIVSSHFSNLEEEKLLRVLREHKHAISWTMSDIKGFNPALKLNNATRKDHFPLPFIDQKIDRLAGQEYYCFLDDYSGYNQIGIDPKDQEKTTFTCPYGTYAFKRMPFRLCNAPATFQMCMMAIFIDMVEQFVEVFMDNISVFDPSFDECLTYLAKVLARYEETNLGINLEIRNPNVTENQVADHLSRLETRNHVAKGDVIKENFPNEQLFVVTAGEVPWYTNFINYLASGDMSSDLEPHAKKNLRCMRSYVWDESFLFKSCTDKLMRRCVPESGINAILHDCHTSPYDGHHAGHKMAAKVLQSSFYCPRLFKDAYEFVRRCDRYQTTGTITKQHEMPLHGIIEDEIFDVWGIDFMGQYPLSNGFKYIWWLLTMCRSDWNHFYSYQ, from the exons ATGCTACGTGATGTCccaaaatatgcaaaatatatTAAGGATATAGTAGCAAATAAAACCAGGTTAACTGAGTTTGAGACCGccgcacttactgaggagtgcacttccagGATTCAACATAAGCttccacaaaagcttaaggatcTGGGTAGTTTTACCATCCTCGTGCGGATTAGTGAAATTGATGTGGGTAGagcattgtgtgatttgggtgaAAGTATCAATCTGATGTCTTTGTTAGTGTTCAAACAATTGGGCTTAGGAGATCTTAGGCCCACCACGGTGATGCTACAGTTAGCTGATAGATCTTATGTTTATCATGAGGGGGTAATTGTGGACGTCTTGCTGCAGATTGGGAAGTTTATTTTCCCTATAGATTTTATCATCTTGGACTACGAGGCTGACGAGTTAGTTCTTATCATCTTGGAACGACCTCTCTTGACCACCGGAGATGTAATTATCAAAGTACGAGAAGGTAAGATGATCATGAGGGTGGACAATGAAGAAGCAGTCTTCAATGTATATCGAGCCATTCAGTTACCTCGTCATTACGAGGACCTTGCCATTATTTATAGGGTGGAGATAAATGAACTAGCCGTAGAGCCAAGTGTATTTAAAGAAGATGCACTAGAAAGGGCATTGATGTTGTTCAATCACTTggaacttgaagaagaggttgagGAGATATTGCAAATTCTGGATGGATATTGCGAATACATAAGAGAAAGATCCCAGTTTGAGCCTCTGGATAGGCCAATCAGCCCGTCCCCTAAATCCTCAGTTGAGGAGGCCCCAAAACAGGAACTTAAGCCCTTACCATCACATTTTCATTATGCATATTTGGGAAGTTCTAACACTTTACCTGTGATTGTTTCTTCTCATTTTTCGAACTTGGAGGAAGAAAAGTTGTTGAGGGTGCTGAGGGAGCACAAGCATGCCATTAGTTGGACAATGTCTGATATAAAGGGTTTTAACCCTGCATt GAAGTTGAATAATGCTACACGAAAAGATCACTTCCCTCTCCCCTTCATTGATCAAAAGATTGACAGGTTAGCCGGACAGGAATACTATTGTTTCCTTGACGactattcggggtataatcagattggcATTGACCCGAAAGATCAAGAAAAAACCACTTTTACATGCCCTTATGGcacttatgcatttaagagaatgCCATTCAGACtatgtaatgcacctgcgacttttcaaatgTGTATGATGGCAATTTTCATTGATATGGTAGAACAATTTGTGGAGGTATTTATGGATAATATTTCTGTGTTTGATCCTTCTTTTGATGAATGCTTGACCTATCTTGCTAAAGTGCTTGCTAGGTACGAGGAGACTAATCTG GGAATTAACTTGGAGATACGAAACCCTAATGTAACAGAGAATCAAGTGGCCGATCACTTGTCCAGGTTAGAAACTCGAAATCATGTAGCTAAGGGTGATGTTATCAAGGAAAACTTCCCAAATGAGCAATTGTTTGTCGTTACTGctggggaggtgccatggtatacaaattttataaactaTCTAGCAAGTGGAGATATGTCATCTGACCTTGAACCTCATGCTAAAAAGAACTTAAGATGTATGAGATCATATGTGTGGGATGAGTCGTTTCTGTTCAAATCGTGTACCGATAAGTTAATGAGAAGATGTGTCCCCGAATCTGGAATAAATGCTATCTTACATGACTGTCATACGTCACCGTATGATGGTCATCATGCAGGTCACAAAATGGCAGCAAAGGTGTTGCAATCGAGTTtctattgccctaggttgtttaAAGATGCCTATGAGTTCGTGAGGAGGTGTGATAGGTACCAGACAACAGGAACAATTACAAAACAACATGAGATGCCATTGCATGGTATTATAGAGGATgaaatttttgatgtgtggggaattgattttatgggtcagTATCCCTTGTCCAATGGGTTCAAGTACATTTGGTGGTTGTTGACTATGTGTCGAAGTGACTGGAACCATTTCTATTCCTACCAATGA
- the LOC142180019 gene encoding uncharacterized protein LOC142180019 encodes MAINQNTRPVGALPSDTGKNPQVNAMTLRNGRELVEVPKKKKESSGLEEERVPKLVEVDEKNKTESEHISERLTPHFLQRLRKKNDDHMFHKFLDMLKQIHLNIPLVDKLLDVPKYAKYIKDIVANNMRLTEFETVTLTEECTSKIQHTLPLKLKDPRAPRPTMVMLQLADRSYAYHERVIEDVLLQIRKFIFPAIFIILDYEADELVLIIMGRSLLATGHAIINVREAKMIMRVDNEEVVFNVYRAI; translated from the exons ATGGCTATCAATCAGAACACTAGACCTGTAGGAGCTCTCCCAAGTGATACAGGGAAAAATCCTCAAGTCAATGCAATGACATTGAGAAATGGGAGAGAGTTGGTAGAAGTGCCTAAGAAGAAAAAGGAGTCGTCTGGGCTTGAAGAAGAAAGAGTGCCAAAACTTGTAGAGGTAGATGAGAAAAACAAAACAGAGTCTGAGCATATTTCAGAGAGATTGACACCCCATTTTCTTCAAAGATTAAGAAAGAAGAATGATGACCACATGTTTCACAAATTTCTAGATATGCTGAAGCAGATACACTTGAACATCCCTTTGGTGGACAAGCTCCTTGATGTCccaaaatatgcaaaatatatTAAGGATATAGTGGCAAATAACATGAGGTTAACTGAGTTTGAGACCGTcacacttactgaggagtgcacttccaAGATTCAACATACGCTTCCACTAAAGCTTAAGGATCCTA GAGCTCCGAGACCCACTATGGTGATGCTACAGTTAGCTGATAGATCATATGCTTATCATGAGAGGGTAATTGAGGATGTCTTGCTGCAGATTAGGAAGTTTATTTTCCCTGCAATTTTTATCATCCTAGACTACGAGGCTGATGAGTTAGTTCTTATCATCATGGGGCGATCTCTCTTGGCCACTGGACATGCAATTATCAATGTCCGAGAAGCTAAGATGATCATGCGGGTGGACAATGAAGAAGTAGTCTTCAATGTATATCGAGCCATTTAG